In Phaeobacter gallaeciensis DSM 26640, a genomic segment contains:
- a CDS encoding 2-hydroxyacid dehydrogenase, giving the protein MINVQFAALPERWATYEAPLRAAFAEVGLKVDLRLDHAPADVDYVVYAPNSDLQDFTPYTRCKAVLSLWAGVEKIVGNQTLTMPLCRMVDPGLTAGMVEWVSGHVLRYHLDIDRTIHTQDRWEPVVPPLAEERPVTVLGLGALGQACAQMLATLGFPVTGWSRSEKSIDGITCRHGDAGLRDALAMAEIVVLLLPDTPATENTLNRDTLALLPKGARIINPGRGPLIDDDALLAALDRGQIGHATLDVFRVEPLPMDHPYWAHPNVTVTPHIAAETRPLTAARVIAENIRRGEADDAFLHQVDRRLGY; this is encoded by the coding sequence ATGATCAACGTCCAGTTTGCCGCCCTGCCCGAACGCTGGGCCACCTATGAGGCGCCTTTGCGCGCCGCCTTCGCAGAGGTCGGGCTGAAGGTCGATCTGCGTCTGGATCACGCCCCGGCTGATGTGGATTACGTGGTCTATGCCCCCAATTCAGACCTGCAGGATTTCACCCCCTATACCCGCTGCAAGGCGGTGCTCAGCCTCTGGGCCGGGGTGGAGAAGATCGTGGGCAACCAGACCCTGACGATGCCGCTCTGCCGGATGGTCGACCCCGGTCTGACCGCGGGTATGGTGGAATGGGTCAGTGGCCATGTGCTGCGCTATCACCTCGATATCGACCGCACGATCCACACGCAGGACCGCTGGGAGCCGGTGGTCCCCCCGCTTGCCGAGGAACGCCCGGTGACGGTTCTGGGTCTTGGCGCGCTGGGGCAGGCCTGTGCGCAGATGCTAGCGACACTTGGCTTTCCGGTCACTGGCTGGTCGCGATCTGAGAAATCCATAGACGGCATCACCTGCCGCCATGGCGATGCAGGCCTGCGCGACGCGCTAGCGATGGCAGAAATCGTTGTCCTGCTGCTGCCTGATACCCCGGCGACGGAAAACACCCTCAACCGCGACACCCTCGCCCTGCTGCCCAAGGGCGCGCGGATCATCAACCCCGGTCGCGGCCCCCTCATCGACGACGACGCCCTTCTGGCCGCGCTCGACAGGGGTCAGATCGGCCATGCAACGCTTGATGTCTTCCGCGTTGAGCCGCTGCCGATGGATCATCCCTATTGGGCCCATCCCAATGTGACCGTGACGCCGCATATCGCGGCAGAAACCCGGCCCCTCACCGCCGCGCGCGTCATTGCTGAGAATATCCGGCGGGGTGAGGCTGATGACGCCTTCCTGCATCAGGTGGATCGCAGGCTTGGGTACTAG
- a CDS encoding VOC family protein, translating to MSIFHLAYHVDDLDQARGFYGGLLGCQEGRSTETWVDFNFFGHQISLHLGPVFATANTGKVGDHMVPMPHLGVILPQADWRTLADRLEAAGLAFTIAPTTRFAGEPGEQSTMFFHDPAGNPVEIKGFADMAGVFAT from the coding sequence ATGAGCATTTTTCACCTCGCCTATCACGTCGATGACCTTGATCAGGCGCGCGGTTTTTATGGCGGCCTCCTCGGCTGTCAGGAGGGGCGCAGCACCGAGACCTGGGTGGATTTCAACTTCTTCGGCCATCAAATCTCGCTCCACCTCGGACCGGTTTTTGCCACCGCCAACACCGGCAAGGTCGGCGATCACATGGTGCCGATGCCCCACCTTGGCGTGATTCTACCGCAGGCGGACTGGCGCACGTTGGCCGATCGGCTGGAGGCGGCGGGGCTGGCGTTCACTATCGCCCCCACCACACGGTTCGCAGGCGAGCCGGGCGAGCAAAGCACGATGTTCTTTCATGATCCCGCAGGTAACCCGGTTGAAATCAAGGGGTTTGCCGATATGGCCGGAGTATTTGCAACATGA
- a CDS encoding LysR family transcriptional regulator, translated as MDIRFLASLVATIEEGSLAAAARREGITASAISQRIAALEADIGVGLLCRAGRVMQPTAECRRLLPKMREVLRAEAELRGQLRGATLSGTLRLGAVSTAMGDYAGVILRHLRGAAPEVALQLVPGSSEGLYTAMQQGEVDAALLIEPPFALPKAYIFKEVARQPIGLLQAEGDGEGLSDGALPFLIYSREAWGGACCWQALTQRVETPDILAELDALELIAQMVAEGTAQAVVPLWQGLRRHAGLRFIPFDGEARRLGVLLHQRDADSALTGVLLASLGA; from the coding sequence ATGGATATACGGTTTCTTGCCAGCCTCGTCGCAACGATAGAGGAGGGATCCCTGGCGGCGGCGGCGCGCCGGGAGGGGATCACCGCATCGGCGATTTCGCAACGGATCGCGGCGCTGGAGGCTGATATCGGTGTGGGGCTGTTGTGCCGCGCCGGGCGCGTCATGCAGCCGACGGCGGAGTGCCGTCGCCTGTTACCAAAGATGCGAGAGGTTCTGCGGGCTGAGGCAGAGCTGCGGGGGCAGCTGCGCGGGGCCACCCTGAGCGGCACGCTGCGGCTTGGGGCTGTGTCAACGGCCATGGGGGATTACGCGGGAGTGATCCTTCGGCACTTGAGGGGGGCTGCGCCGGAGGTTGCCTTGCAGCTGGTGCCGGGCTCATCGGAAGGGCTTTATACGGCGATGCAGCAAGGGGAGGTGGATGCCGCACTGCTGATTGAGCCACCGTTTGCGCTCCCCAAAGCCTATATATTCAAAGAGGTGGCCCGCCAGCCCATTGGCTTGTTGCAGGCAGAAGGGGACGGTGAGGGGCTATCTGATGGGGCGCTACCGTTCCTGATCTACAGCCGCGAGGCCTGGGGTGGGGCGTGCTGTTGGCAGGCGCTGACACAGCGGGTTGAGACGCCGGACATTCTGGCGGAACTGGATGCGCTTGAGCTGATCGCGCAAATGGTGGCCGAGGGCACCGCACAGGCTGTTGTGCCGCTTTGGCAGGGGCTGCGCAGGCATGCTGGCCTGCGGTTCATCCCTTTTGACGGGGAGGCCCGGCGGTTGGGGGTTCTGCTGCATCAGCGCGATGCCGACAGCGCGTTGACAGGGGTGCTGCTGGCGTCCCTAGGCGCCTGA
- the rodA gene encoding rod shape-determining protein RodA: MSYLANNAQSVPTGLRKVLYLNWPLVLLLASVASVGFLMLYSVAGGSFSPWVEPQVKRFVLGLSVMLVVAMIPIWFWRNISVLAYLVSVLLLVAVEFFGTVGMGAQRWIDIGFMRLQPSELMKITLVMLLAAYYDWLPPERCSRPQWVILPVILILLPTFLVLRQPDLGTSILLMAAGGGVMFLAGVHWAYFAAVIGAGVGLVATVFKSRGTDWQLLKDYQFRRIDTFLDPSQDPLGAGYHITQSKIALGSGGWSGRGFMQGTQSRLNFLPEKHTDFIFTTLAEEFGFIGGFTLLFIYMLVITFCIATALATKDRFASLVTLGIAISFFLFFAVNMSMVMGLAPVVGVPLPMVSYGGSVMLVLMGAFGLVQSANIHRPR, translated from the coding sequence ATGAGCTATCTCGCCAATAACGCACAATCGGTTCCCACTGGCCTGCGCAAGGTCCTCTATCTGAACTGGCCCTTGGTTCTGCTACTAGCCAGCGTCGCCAGCGTCGGGTTTCTGATGCTCTACTCGGTGGCGGGGGGCAGTTTCTCCCCTTGGGTGGAGCCGCAGGTCAAACGTTTCGTTCTGGGCCTGTCGGTGATGCTGGTCGTCGCCATGATCCCGATCTGGTTCTGGCGCAATATCTCTGTTCTGGCCTATCTGGTCTCCGTCCTGCTTCTGGTGGCGGTGGAGTTTTTCGGCACCGTCGGCATGGGCGCACAGCGCTGGATCGATATCGGCTTCATGCGCCTGCAACCATCTGAACTGATGAAGATCACGCTGGTGATGCTGCTGGCCGCCTATTACGACTGGCTGCCGCCGGAACGCTGCTCGCGTCCGCAATGGGTGATCCTGCCGGTCATCCTGATCCTGCTGCCCACGTTTCTGGTGCTGCGCCAGCCGGACCTTGGCACCTCCATCCTGCTGATGGCGGCCGGTGGCGGTGTGATGTTCCTGGCCGGTGTCCACTGGGCTTATTTCGCCGCTGTAATCGGAGCCGGTGTCGGACTTGTGGCCACCGTGTTCAAGAGCCGAGGCACCGACTGGCAACTGCTGAAGGACTACCAGTTCCGCCGCATCGACACCTTTCTGGATCCCTCACAGGACCCGCTCGGGGCGGGCTATCACATCACCCAGTCGAAGATCGCGCTCGGCTCCGGCGGCTGGTCAGGGCGCGGCTTCATGCAGGGCACCCAGTCGCGACTGAACTTCCTGCCGGAAAAACACACCGATTTCATCTTCACCACTCTGGCCGAGGAATTCGGTTTCATCGGCGGGTTTACCCTGCTGTTCATCTATATGCTGGTGATCACCTTCTGCATTGCCACCGCACTCGCCACCAAGGACCGCTTTGCGTCGTTGGTCACATTGGGGATTGCGATCAGCTTCTTCCTGTTTTTTGCAGTGAACATGTCGATGGTGATGGGCCTTGCGCCAGTGGTGGGGGTGCCGCTGCCGATGGTGTCCTATGGTGGCTCGGTGATGCTGGTGCTGATGGGCGCCTTCGGCCTTGTGCAAAGCGCGAATATCCACCGCCCCCGCTAA